The proteins below come from a single Panicum hallii strain FIL2 chromosome 7, PHallii_v3.1, whole genome shotgun sequence genomic window:
- the LOC112901463 gene encoding arogenate dehydratase/prephenate dehydratase 6, chloroplastic-like: protein MAAASMIRAPVGQNPRLAPGRGGGVVRCSLQGAVVGGRAEWQSSCAVLSSKVAALGAHSVNGHVAPPAPAPPQNGAVLDLVPVSSINGGAKNLPQPLRIADLSPAPMHGSQLRVAYQGVPGAYSEKAAGKAYPECDAIPCDQFEVAFQAVELWIADRAVLPVENSLGGSIHRNYDLLLRHRLHIVGEVQLPVHHCLMALPGVRKECLTRVISHPQALAQCEHTLTAMGLNVVREAFDDTAGAAEYVAANGLRDTAAIASSRAAELYGMEVLADGIQDDCGNVTRFVMLAREPVVPRTDRPFKTSIVFAHDKEGTSVLFKVLSAFAFRDISLTKIESRPHRHRPIRLVDDANVGTAKHFEYMFYVDFQASLAEPRAQNALAEVQEYTSFLRVLGSYPMDMTPMTAGSSSTISSSDSS from the coding sequence ATGGCTGCGGCGAGTATGATCAGGGCGCCGGTCGGGCAGAATCCGAGGCTTGCcccggggaggggcggcggcgtggtccGGTGCTCGTTGCAGGGCGCGGTGGTTGGCGGCCGGGCGGAGTGGCAGAGCAGCTGCGCGGTGCTGTCCAGCAAGGTGGCCGCGCTCGGCGCGCACTCCGTCAACGGCCACGTCGCgccccccgcgcccgcgccgccgcagaaCGGGGCGGTGCTGGATTTGGTCCCCGTGAGCAGCATCAACGGCGGCGCCAAGAACCTGCCGCAGCCGCTGCGCATCGCGGACCTGTCCCCGGCGCCGATGCACGGGTCGCAGCTGCGCGTGGCGTACCAGGGCGTGCCGGGCGCGTACAGCGAGAAGGCGGCCGGCAAGGCGTACCCGGAGTGCGACGCCATCCCCTGCGACCAGTTCGAGGTGGCGTTCCAGGCCGTGGAGCTCTGGATCGCCGACCGCGCCGTGCTCCCCGTGGAGAACTCGCTGGGCGGCAGCATCCACCGCAACTACGACCTGCTGCTCCGGCACCGCCTCCACATCGTGGGCGAGGTTCAGCTCCCCGTGCACCACTGCCTGATGGCGCTCCCGGGGGTGCGCAAGGAGTGCCTCACCCGCGTCATCAGCCACCCGCAGGCGCTGGCGCAGTGCGAGCACACGCTCACCGCCATGGGCCTCAACGTCGTGCGCGAGGCCTTCGACgacaccgccggcgccgccgagtACGTGGCCGCCAACGGCCTCCGCGACACGGCCGCCATcgcctcctcccgcgccgccgagcTGTACGGGATGGAGGTGCTGGCCGACGGCATCCAGGACGACTGCGGCAATGTCACCCGCTTCGTGATGCTGGCCAGGGAGCCCGTCGTGCCGCGCACCGACCGCCCCTTCAAGACCAGCATCGTCTTCGCGCACGACAAGGAAGGGACCTCCGTCCTCTTCAAGGTGCTCTCGGCGTTCGCGTTCCGCGACATCTCGCTCACCAAGATCGAGAGCCGGCCGCACCGCCACCGGCCCATCCGCCTCGTCGACGACGCCAACGTCGGCACCGCCAAGCACTTCGAGTACATGTTCTACGTCGACTTCCAGGCGTCCCTCGCCGAGCCCCGCGCGCAGAACGCGCTGGCCGAGGTCCAGGAGTACACCTCCTTCCTCCGGGTGCTCGGGAGCTACCCCATGGACATGACCCCCATGACCGCCGGGTCCTCCTCCACCATTTCCTCCTCCGATTCATCCTGA
- the LOC112901114 gene encoding probable ribosomal protein S11, mitochondrial — protein MAIFSSAHLALRRSLAVAPRAASLGESLQQASDGYFTRRLLHGQLLPRCFTSDAFGPNKSSPPFGSEIAAELKPHQNFNRFNSMRQDLHSRTQVNFNNADNGGTTLKTAGGEKPTLGGRFPFPTSRMLNEREQYSQKKRDFIHVLLKKNKTFVTVTDASGNKKTGASAGCLEDRKGRSRLSRYAAEATAEHVGRSARKMGLRSVVMKVKGASFFKKKKKVILGFREGFRGERVRDQSPIMYIHDVTQLPHNGCRLPKQRRV, from the exons ATGGCCATCTTCTCATCCGCCCACCTTGCCCTCCGCCGGTCGCTAGCGGTGGCGCCACGAGCTGCATCTCTTGGGGAGAGTCTTCAGCAGGCCTCAGATGGATATTTCACACGAAGGCTGCTCCACGGCCAACTCCTCCCGCGCTGCTTCACCTCGGATGCATTTGGACCCAACAAG AGTTCCCCGCCTTTTGGGTCTGAAATTGCTGCAGAATTGAAGCCACATCAGAATTTCAACAGATTCAATTCTATGCGTCAAGATTTACATTCTAGGACACAGGTCAACTTCAATAATGCAGATAATGGTGGAACAAC GTTAAAGACAGCTGGTGGAGAGAAACCTACCCTTGGGGGGCGCTTTCCATTTCCTACTTCGCGTATGTTAAATGAACGTGAACAATATTCACAGAAGAAGAGAGATTTTATCCATGTCTTACTGAAGAAAAATAAGACCTTTGTGACGGTGACAGATGCTAGTGGTAATAAAAAGACTGGAGCCTCTGCTGGTTGTTTGGAGGACAGAAAGGGTCGATCTCGTCTCTCTCGATATGCTGCTGAAGCCACTGCTGAACATGTCGGGCGGTCTGCCAGGAAGATGGGTTTAAGGTCTGTTGTCATGAAAGTGAAAGGGGCTTCTTttttcaagaagaagaagaaagtgaTCTTGGGCTTTAGGGAAGGTTTTCGAGGGGAAAGAGTTAGAGATCAATCTCCTATCATGTACATCCACGATGTCACCCAACTTCCGCATAATGGATGCCGACTCCCGAAACAACGCCGGGTTTAG
- the LOC112899509 gene encoding uncharacterized protein LOC112899509 isoform X1: MASCDDDFGLLGDDAHQPAAPPPQPATAAQQPAPPPPPVQAFCFADAAVAAGAGAGAGSFSQAQEESNHHAERGKAAHHAKRARERPDEFSSDGGEYCSYINSGGSGGGGKKGRSGGASSGASDYRKDREEWTDGAISSLLDAYTDRFEQLNRGNLRGRDWEDVAGAVTDGQGKTTGGKSVEQCKNKIDNLKKRYKVECQRLASSGAGAVSHWPWFKKMEQIVGNSASPASSKPLAVAEDEKPRQQQQQHGSKRYPLSSTGPPTVVGSSRTNPLSNPRWKRVLLKIGGTALAGAAPQNVDPKIIMLIAREVQVACHHGVEVAIVVGGRNIFCGDNWVASTGTDRASTYPIGMMASVMNSVLLQASLEKIGVETRVQTALTIQEVAEPYVRRRAIRHLEKGRVVIFGGIGAGIGNPLFTTDTAAALRASEINADVVLKGIVGDDEYGCPPRGNSNTPFEHISFRELAARGFSRMDMTAVTCCEENNIPVVIFNMLEPGNISRAICGDQIGTLVDQSGRIT; this comes from the exons ATGGCCTCCTGCGACGACGACTTCGGCCTCCTCGGTGACGACGCCCACCAGCCAGCAGCTCCCCCGCCCCagcccgccaccgccgcgcagcagcccgcaccgccgccgccgcccgtccagGCCTTCTGCTTCGCCGACGCGGCCGtggccgcgggcgccggcgccggcgccggctccTTCTCGCAGGCCCAGGAGGAGAGCAACCACCACGCCGAGCGCGGCAAGGCGGCGCACCACGCCAAGCGGGCCAGGGAGCGCCCCGACGAGTTCAGCAGCGATGGGGGCGAGTACTGCTCCTACATCAacagcggcggcagcggcggcgggggaaaGAAGGGCCGCAGCGGAGGAGCGAGCTCGGGCGCGTCGGACTACCGTAAGGATCGGGAGGAGTGGACGGACGGCGCCATCAGCAGCCTCCTCGACGCCTACACGGACCGATTCGAGCAGCTCAACCGGGGGAACCTGCGAGGTCGGGACTGGGAGGACGTGGCCGGCGCCGTGACCGACGGGCAGGGCAAGACTACCGGGGGCAAGAGCGTCGAGCAATGTAAGAACAAGATCGACAACCTTAAGAAGCGCTACAAGGTGGAATGCCAGCGGCTCGCcagctccggcgccggcgccgtcaGCCACTGGCCCTGGTTCAAGAAGATGGAGCAGATCGTCGGAAACTCTGCGTCTCCTGCCTCCTCCAAGCCGCTTGCCGTAGCAGAGGATGAAAAAccgaggcagcagcagcagcagcacggcAGCAAAAG GTATCCTCTTTCCAGCACTGGCCCTCCTACTGTGGTTGGTAGCTCCAGAACAAACCCTCTTTCAAATCCAAGATGGAAGAGGGTGCTTCTGAAGATTGGGGGCACTGCGTTGGCAGGAGCAGCTCCTCAAAATGTTGACCCCAAG ATTATAATGCTGATTGCTAGAGAAGTTCAAGTGGCGTGCCATCACGGTGTGGAG GTGGCAATTGTGGTAGGAGGGCGGAATATATTCTGTGGTGACAATTGGGTAGCTTCAACTGGTACTGATCGAGCCTCAACGTACCCAATCGG AATGATGGCATCAGTGATGAATTCGGTGCTTCTTCAAGCATCACTAGAAAAAATAGGCGTGGAGACACGAGTCCAGACCGCATTGACGATTCAAGAAGTTGCAGAACCATACGTTAGGCGGCGAGCCATACGTCACCTTGAAAAAGGGAGGGTTGTTATCTTTGGTGGGATTGGTGCTGGCATAGGGAATCCACTTTTCACAACAGATACAGCTGCTGCCTTAAGAGCTTCTGAAA TCAATGCAGATGTTGTCCTTAAAGGTATTGTTGGTGATGATGAATATGGTTGCCCTCCTAGAGGCAATAGTAACACGCCATTTGAGCACATTTCCTTCAGGGAGTTAGCAGCAAGAGGATTCAGCAGAATGGACATGACAGCAGTAACTTGTTGTGAGGAGAACAACATTCCTG TTGTCATCTTTAATATGTTAGAACCTGGTAACATATCCAGAGCGATTTGTGGAGATCAAATAGGCACCTTAGTTGACCAGTCTGGAAGGATCACTTAA
- the LOC112899510 gene encoding uncharacterized protein At4g22758-like, with product MPPLAPPHGERGGRQRQETAAATGPSAAARQRSASFHGRGVEQRHQLQKQRPKTLPDLLAGVRRASFRSGSPPPRAGGETGRRTPSKVLVSVAVQRSLWPLHVMASAEWTVADLVAAAVALYVKEGRRPLLPSADPAAFGLHYSQFSLESLDPKAKVMELGSRSFFLCPKSSAAGQAASSSSSNGASKVSTVASGNAPALLSYMQFWPMM from the exons ATGCCTCCTCTGGCGCCGCCGCACGGCGAGAGGGGCGGCAGGCAGCGGCAGGAAACGGCGGCGGCTACGGGGCCaagcgcggcggctcggcagcGGTCGGCGTCGTTCCACGGCCGCGGCGTGGAGCAGCGGCACCAGCTGCAGAAGCAGCGGCCCAAGACGCTGCCAGACCTGCTCGCTGGGGTGAGGAGGGCGAGCTTCCGCTCCGGgtccccgcccccgcgcgccggcggcgagacgGGGAGGAGGACGCCGAGCAAGGTGCTGGTGAGCGTGGCCGTGCAGCGCAGCTTGTGGCCGCTGCACGTCATGGCGTCCGCCGAGTGGACCGTGGCCGACCTCGtggcggccgccgtggcgctcTACGTCAAGGAAGGCCGCCGGCCGCTGCTGCCGTCCGCCGACCCGGCCGCCTTCGGACTCCACTACTCCCAGTTCAGCTTGGAGA GTCTGGACCCAAAGGCGAAGGTTATGGAACTGGGCTCCAGGAGCTTCTTCCTGTGCCCCAAATCTTCAGCTGCCGGTCAGGCTGCTTCATCGTCGTCCTCTAATGGAGCCAGCAAGGTCAGCACAGTGGCGTCAGGGAACGCACCAGCTTTGCTGAGCTATATGCAATTCTGGCCGATGATGTAA
- the LOC112899509 gene encoding uncharacterized protein LOC112899509 isoform X2, whose product MASCDDDFGLLGDDAHQPAAPPPQPATAAQQPAPPPPPVQAFCFADAAVAAGAGAGAGSFSQAQEESNHHAERGKAAHHAKRARERPDEFSSDGGEYCSYINSGGSGGGGKKGRSGGASSGASDYRKDREEWTDGAISSLLDAYTDRFEQLNRGNLRGRDWEDVAGAVTDGQGKTTGGKSVEQCKNKIDNLKKRYKVECQRLASSGAGAVSHWPWFKKMEQIVGNSASPASSKPLAVAEDEKPRQQQQQHGSKSTGPPTVVGSSRTNPLSNPRWKRVLLKIGGTALAGAAPQNVDPKIIMLIAREVQVACHHGVEVAIVVGGRNIFCGDNWVASTGTDRASTYPIGMMASVMNSVLLQASLEKIGVETRVQTALTIQEVAEPYVRRRAIRHLEKGRVVIFGGIGAGIGNPLFTTDTAAALRASEINADVVLKGIVGDDEYGCPPRGNSNTPFEHISFRELAARGFSRMDMTAVTCCEENNIPVVIFNMLEPGNISRAICGDQIGTLVDQSGRIT is encoded by the exons ATGGCCTCCTGCGACGACGACTTCGGCCTCCTCGGTGACGACGCCCACCAGCCAGCAGCTCCCCCGCCCCagcccgccaccgccgcgcagcagcccgcaccgccgccgccgcccgtccagGCCTTCTGCTTCGCCGACGCGGCCGtggccgcgggcgccggcgccggcgccggctccTTCTCGCAGGCCCAGGAGGAGAGCAACCACCACGCCGAGCGCGGCAAGGCGGCGCACCACGCCAAGCGGGCCAGGGAGCGCCCCGACGAGTTCAGCAGCGATGGGGGCGAGTACTGCTCCTACATCAacagcggcggcagcggcggcgggggaaaGAAGGGCCGCAGCGGAGGAGCGAGCTCGGGCGCGTCGGACTACCGTAAGGATCGGGAGGAGTGGACGGACGGCGCCATCAGCAGCCTCCTCGACGCCTACACGGACCGATTCGAGCAGCTCAACCGGGGGAACCTGCGAGGTCGGGACTGGGAGGACGTGGCCGGCGCCGTGACCGACGGGCAGGGCAAGACTACCGGGGGCAAGAGCGTCGAGCAATGTAAGAACAAGATCGACAACCTTAAGAAGCGCTACAAGGTGGAATGCCAGCGGCTCGCcagctccggcgccggcgccgtcaGCCACTGGCCCTGGTTCAAGAAGATGGAGCAGATCGTCGGAAACTCTGCGTCTCCTGCCTCCTCCAAGCCGCTTGCCGTAGCAGAGGATGAAAAAccgaggcagcagcagcagcagcacggcAGCAAAAG CACTGGCCCTCCTACTGTGGTTGGTAGCTCCAGAACAAACCCTCTTTCAAATCCAAGATGGAAGAGGGTGCTTCTGAAGATTGGGGGCACTGCGTTGGCAGGAGCAGCTCCTCAAAATGTTGACCCCAAG ATTATAATGCTGATTGCTAGAGAAGTTCAAGTGGCGTGCCATCACGGTGTGGAG GTGGCAATTGTGGTAGGAGGGCGGAATATATTCTGTGGTGACAATTGGGTAGCTTCAACTGGTACTGATCGAGCCTCAACGTACCCAATCGG AATGATGGCATCAGTGATGAATTCGGTGCTTCTTCAAGCATCACTAGAAAAAATAGGCGTGGAGACACGAGTCCAGACCGCATTGACGATTCAAGAAGTTGCAGAACCATACGTTAGGCGGCGAGCCATACGTCACCTTGAAAAAGGGAGGGTTGTTATCTTTGGTGGGATTGGTGCTGGCATAGGGAATCCACTTTTCACAACAGATACAGCTGCTGCCTTAAGAGCTTCTGAAA TCAATGCAGATGTTGTCCTTAAAGGTATTGTTGGTGATGATGAATATGGTTGCCCTCCTAGAGGCAATAGTAACACGCCATTTGAGCACATTTCCTTCAGGGAGTTAGCAGCAAGAGGATTCAGCAGAATGGACATGACAGCAGTAACTTGTTGTGAGGAGAACAACATTCCTG TTGTCATCTTTAATATGTTAGAACCTGGTAACATATCCAGAGCGATTTGTGGAGATCAAATAGGCACCTTAGTTGACCAGTCTGGAAGGATCACTTAA